From one Rhodamnia argentea isolate NSW1041297 chromosome 1, ASM2092103v1, whole genome shotgun sequence genomic stretch:
- the LOC115743997 gene encoding transcription factor bHLH94-like yields the protein MALEAVVFPQDPLINYTSRELYNLLESNWGYFDSGLDRNEGGEFLDYPTEKDFPCGEWNNNTCSSDAGNSTAQCHLNKDNSKDRSPSPRATVAGRPKRRRTKSRKNKEDIESQRMTHIAVERNRRKQMNEYLAVLRSLMPESYIQRGDQASIIGGAINFVKELEQKLQLLGVHKEMECSKSDDDHDDKPNSPFSEFFTFHKYSRSSNNNSSSSSPSPSTAAATAHYGSTNEAAAGNKRAPAVADIEVTVVESHASLRIRTKRRPKQLLKVVSGLHSLRLTVLHLNVATVDRVVLYSISVKVEDDCKLTAADEISSSVYQIFVKIQEESI from the exons atggCACTAGAAGCAGTGGTCTTTCCACAAGATCCATTGATCAACTATACAAGCCGAGAGCTTTACAACTTGCTCGAAAGCAATTGGGGTTACTTCGACTCCGGGTTGGATCGGAACGAGGGCGGAGAGTTTTTAGACTATCCAACGGAGAAGGATTTCCCTTGCGGTGAGTGGAACAACAATACGTGCTCATCAGATGCTGGGAACAGCACAGCACAATGTCACTTGAACAAGGACAACAGCAAGGATAGATCGCCGAGCCCCCGAGCCACAGTCGCCGGCCGGCCAAAGCGGCGCCGCACCAAGAGCAGGAAGAACAAAGAAGATATCGAGAGCCAGAGGATGACTCACATTGCCGTGGAGCGAAACCGGAGGAAGCAAATGAACGAGTATCTCGCCGTGCTCCGGTCTCTCATGCCTGAATCTTATATTCAAagg GGGGACCAAGCATCAATCATAGGAGGGGCCATAAATTTTGTGAAGGAGCTAGAGCAAAAGCTGCAACTACTTGGTGTTCATAAGGAGATGGAGTGCTCAAAATCTGATGATGACCATGATGATAAACCAAATTCACCTTTCTCTGAGTTCTTCACTTTCCACAAGTACAGCAGGagcagcaacaacaacagcTCATCCAGCTCACCATCCCCATCAACGGCAGCTGCGACAGCTCATTATGGCTCCACCAATGAGGCAGCCGCTGGGAATAAGCGGGCGCCGGCGGTCGCGGACATAGAAGTGACCGTGGTGGAGAGCCACGCGAGCCTGAGGATAAGGACAAAGAGGAGGCCGAAGCAGCTCCTGAAGGTGGTGTCCGGGTTGCACTCGCTGAGGCTAACAGTCCTTCACCTCAACGTCGCCACTGTGGATCGCGTCGTCCTCTACTCCATCAGCGTCAAG GTAGAAGATGATTGCAAGCTGACGGCAGCGGATGAAATTTCGTCATCTGTGTATCAGATATTCGTCAAAATTCAGGAAGAGTCGATTTAA